A DNA window from Oscillatoria sp. FACHB-1406 contains the following coding sequences:
- a CDS encoding PD40 domain-containing protein: MWNGIAIVPKPFRRAVILAVLAGFLLGTSCQERGFITPPTQTVGLPFNALNTTTAEQSPSFDYAGRYLAFASDRGPARGIFVYDLQQRRLLPLPELNQAGSFQDEPAISADGRYIVYISERSGKADVWLYDRASSRAENLTQNRLGQVRHPTISGNGRFVAYEANRSGQWDLEIYDRGPGIDLSLPSSASPSPSPPESTPAN; the protein is encoded by the coding sequence ATGTGGAATGGAATCGCGATCGTCCCGAAGCCATTCCGGAGAGCAGTCATTCTAGCCGTTCTCGCGGGTTTTCTCCTCGGCACTAGCTGTCAAGAACGCGGCTTCATTACACCCCCGACTCAGACTGTGGGGTTGCCTTTTAATGCCCTGAATACCACAACCGCAGAGCAATCGCCCAGTTTTGACTACGCCGGACGCTATCTCGCCTTCGCGTCCGATCGCGGGCCGGCCCGAGGAATTTTTGTCTACGACCTCCAGCAGCGGCGATTGCTACCCCTCCCCGAACTCAACCAAGCGGGAAGTTTCCAAGACGAACCGGCCATCAGTGCCGACGGACGCTACATTGTCTATATCTCCGAGCGATCGGGCAAAGCGGATGTCTGGCTTTACGATCGCGCTTCCTCCCGCGCCGAAAATCTCACCCAAAACCGTTTGGGGCAGGTTCGCCATCCCACCATTAGCGGGAATGGTCGCTTTGTGGCTTATGAAGCTAACCGTTCCGGTCAGTGGGATCTCGAAATTTACGATCGCGGCCCGGGCATCGATCTTTCGCTACCGTCTAGCGCGTCGCCCAGCCCATCGCCACCGGAAAGCACGCCTGCTAATTAG
- a CDS encoding Ycf34 family protein, which produces MCICVNCHFVDRCNTYHAVETQHQQPHVTENPDFEPQNPSINVNIRPRQDYIEMEWDVVGCESFAQETGKWAKLRPGEPVPT; this is translated from the coding sequence ATGTGTATTTGTGTTAACTGCCATTTCGTCGATCGCTGCAATACCTACCACGCCGTAGAAACGCAGCACCAGCAACCGCACGTCACTGAAAATCCCGACTTTGAACCGCAAAATCCTTCCATTAACGTCAATATTCGCCCCCGACAGGACTATATCGAGATGGAGTGGGATGTAGTCGGTTGCGAGAGTTTCGCCCAAGAAACGGGCAAATGGGCGAAGTTACGCCCGGGCGAACCCGTCCCGACTTAA
- the larB gene encoding nickel pincer cofactor biosynthesis protein LarB has translation MLQKEALQKLLEAVAEGKIEPRAAVEKLKHFDFEPVGEFAKIDRHRALRNGFPETIWGPGKTPEQIVQIIQAMRDRGLESPIMATRIEAETFAQLQAKIPDLQYDPIARFCFLPAPLTAPKPPGIIGAIAAGTADFPVIREAILTAELLGYTVQPLIDVGVAGIHRLLSNLHVLAGVDVVIVAAGMEGALPSVIGGLVDCPVIAVPTSIGYGTSFGGLAPLLTMLNSCASGIAVMNIDNGFGAAILACQILRTAAKLQDKNQD, from the coding sequence ATGCTTCAAAAAGAAGCCCTGCAAAAATTATTAGAAGCGGTTGCCGAAGGAAAAATCGAGCCAAGGGCCGCTGTAGAAAAACTCAAGCATTTCGACTTTGAACCCGTGGGTGAGTTTGCGAAGATCGATCGCCATCGCGCTTTACGAAACGGCTTTCCTGAAACGATTTGGGGGCCGGGAAAAACGCCAGAACAAATCGTGCAAATTATACAAGCAATGCGCGATCGCGGCTTGGAAAGTCCGATAATGGCAACGCGGATTGAAGCGGAAACCTTCGCCCAGTTGCAGGCGAAAATTCCCGATTTGCAATACGACCCGATCGCGCGCTTCTGTTTCCTTCCCGCCCCCTTAACCGCGCCAAAGCCTCCCGGTATCATTGGCGCGATCGCAGCAGGAACAGCAGATTTTCCCGTCATCCGTGAAGCCATCTTAACCGCCGAACTGCTCGGTTACACCGTCCAACCCCTAATCGATGTTGGCGTAGCGGGGATTCACCGCTTATTAAGCAACCTGCACGTCTTAGCGGGAGTGGATGTGGTCATTGTCGCGGCGGGAATGGAAGGCGCATTGCCCAGCGTTATCGGCGGATTAGTCGATTGCCCCGTGATTGCCGTTCCGACTAGCATCGGTTACGGCACGAGTTTCGGGGGCTTAGCGCCACTCCTCACCATGCTCAATTCCTGCGCGTCGGGAATAGCAGTCATGAACATCGATAATGGCTTTGGCGCGGCAATTTTAGCTTGTCAAATCCTGCGAACGGCGGCTAAATTGCAGGATAAGAACCAAGACTAA
- a CDS encoding RNA-guided endonuclease TnpB family protein: MLNLTYEYKLIPTDAQRETFDHWLDICRKVYNYALRERKDWVNSRKCDINSCSIRQEYIIPADVPRPTFARQCKTLAEAKKSIPELKRPHTHVLQQVLRQLEAAFVAMWERGHGFPRFKKKMRSFVFPQLNLESVKRFDGADWVNLPKIGLVKMHLSRPIPEGFEVKQIRVVKRASGYYAMLTLQCNVDVPQPMLSGHGVGIDLGLNHFLATSDGELIDSPRFFVDGQRKLKLLQRQLKRKQKGSRKSRQLRHQIAKHHEYISNSRKDFHFKTAHHLCDQGQSIFAEDLNLKAMSSGILCKHTLDAGFGQFLNILSHICFKRGTYFTRVDPNGTSQTCPRCQAHTGKKELSERVHKCSECGYETHRDVAAAQVVLQRGYTAVGHIAVNFGEGK; the protein is encoded by the coding sequence ATGTTGAATCTAACCTACGAGTATAAGCTCATTCCCACAGACGCGCAACGCGAAACCTTCGACCACTGGCTCGACATTTGCCGGAAGGTCTACAACTATGCGTTGCGAGAACGAAAGGATTGGGTTAATTCTCGCAAGTGCGATATCAATTCGTGCAGTATCAGACAGGAATACATTATCCCTGCCGATGTGCCACGTCCGACTTTTGCGCGTCAGTGTAAAACACTGGCAGAGGCAAAGAAGTCGATTCCTGAATTGAAACGGCCTCACACTCATGTATTACAGCAAGTGTTACGCCAATTAGAGGCGGCGTTTGTGGCGATGTGGGAACGGGGACACGGTTTCCCTAGATTTAAGAAGAAGATGCGCTCATTTGTGTTTCCGCAATTAAATCTAGAATCCGTGAAACGTTTTGATGGTGCTGATTGGGTCAATTTGCCAAAGATCGGCTTAGTCAAGATGCACTTGTCACGCCCCATTCCTGAAGGATTTGAGGTTAAACAAATTCGTGTTGTGAAACGGGCATCGGGCTACTATGCCATGCTTACTTTGCAATGCAATGTTGATGTTCCTCAGCCCATGCTGTCAGGGCATGGGGTAGGGATTGATTTAGGATTGAATCACTTTTTGGCAACTTCTGATGGTGAGTTGATTGATAGCCCTCGATTCTTTGTGGATGGACAACGCAAGCTGAAATTGCTGCAACGTCAACTCAAACGAAAGCAGAAGGGGTCTAGAAAATCTCGTCAATTACGCCATCAAATTGCCAAACACCACGAGTATATCTCGAATAGCCGCAAAGACTTTCACTTCAAGACGGCTCATCATTTGTGCGACCAAGGGCAATCTATTTTTGCCGAGGACTTAAACCTCAAGGCTATGTCATCGGGAATATTGTGCAAGCACACGCTAGACGCTGGATTTGGTCAGTTTCTAAACATCTTAAGCCATATCTGCTTTAAGCGTGGGACATACTTTACTAGAGTAGACCCAAACGGCACTAGCCAAACTTGCCCCAGATGTCAAGCCCATACAGGCAAGAAGGAACTGTCTGAACGGGTGCATAAATGCTCTGAGTGCGGCTATGAAACACATCGAGATGTTGCAGCGGCTCAAGTCGTGCTGCAACGTGGCTATACAGCGGTGGGACACATCGCCGTGAATTTTGGGGAGGGCAAGTAG
- a CDS encoding DedA family protein yields MSLEFFSLETIQELAREYGYWTVFVGIALENTGVPLPGETITLVGGFLAGSGELNYWWVLTSAICGAVLGDNFGYWIGKVGGWPLLVRVGRLFRIPEIQLLEVKAQFLKNAPRAVFFGRFIALLRIFAGPMAGIAQMPYPQFLACNFGGATVWAATMVTLSFFLGRIVPLHELIHSVARFSVVALAIAAFSIALPMWLESRSKKLAVPEEPAADASESLPL; encoded by the coding sequence ATGTCTTTGGAGTTTTTTTCCCTGGAGACAATCCAGGAACTAGCGCGCGAGTATGGCTACTGGACGGTATTTGTGGGCATCGCGCTCGAAAATACCGGCGTGCCGCTCCCGGGTGAAACAATTACCCTCGTTGGCGGCTTTTTGGCAGGAAGCGGCGAGCTAAATTATTGGTGGGTCTTGACAAGTGCCATTTGTGGTGCTGTGTTGGGCGATAATTTCGGCTATTGGATTGGGAAGGTTGGGGGCTGGCCTTTATTGGTGCGCGTCGGCAGGCTGTTCCGGATTCCGGAAATTCAACTGCTAGAAGTCAAAGCTCAGTTTCTTAAAAATGCACCGAGAGCGGTCTTTTTTGGTCGCTTCATCGCCCTGTTGCGCATTTTTGCCGGCCCGATGGCGGGAATTGCTCAAATGCCTTATCCGCAGTTTCTAGCGTGTAATTTTGGCGGTGCGACGGTTTGGGCAGCAACGATGGTAACGTTATCCTTCTTTTTAGGAAGGATTGTGCCGCTGCACGAACTGATTCACTCCGTCGCGCGATTTAGTGTTGTCGCCCTTGCGATCGCTGCCTTTTCGATCGCGCTACCGATGTGGTTGGAATCGAGAAGTAAGAAACTCGCCGTTCCTGAAGAACCCGCTGCGGATGCTAGCGAAAGTCTTCCTCTTTAG
- a CDS encoding phosphatidate cytidylyltransferase, whose translation MPWTRILSGIVAIAIALSMIFLGGWYFTAGLMVIVLLGQLEYFQMVKAKGIAPAAKITLVVSQLLLIVATLASPFTNAAFALAGTFICFYLLFQPSMASIADISTSILGLFYGGWLPSYWIQLRVGLTASNSGGEIAIASTQFPLSGLLPNSWYDSSILSPALAITLLSFSCIWAADIGAYTFGKFFGRTLLSQISPKKTVEGAVFGILSSAAVAEWGAWYLHWNCWQISGLLLGLLIGVTSLLGDLTESMMKRDAGVKDSGQIIPGHGGILDRTDSYVFTAPLVYYFVTIFLPLLPSSFGAF comes from the coding sequence ATGCCTTGGACTCGTATCCTGAGTGGAATTGTGGCGATCGCGATCGCTTTAAGCATGATTTTCTTAGGGGGATGGTATTTTACCGCCGGTTTGATGGTTATCGTCTTGCTGGGGCAACTCGAATACTTTCAAATGGTTAAAGCCAAAGGCATTGCACCCGCCGCCAAAATAACCTTAGTCGTTTCGCAATTGCTGCTGATTGTCGCCACCCTCGCTTCCCCCTTCACCAACGCCGCTTTCGCCCTCGCCGGGACTTTCATTTGCTTCTATCTCCTCTTTCAGCCCTCAATGGCCAGCATTGCCGATATTTCCACCTCAATTTTGGGCTTATTTTACGGCGGCTGGCTGCCAAGCTACTGGATTCAATTGCGCGTCGGGCTGACAGCTTCAAATAGTGGCGGCGAGATCGCGATCGCAAGTACCCAATTTCCCCTCAGCGGCTTATTGCCGAATTCTTGGTATGACTCCAGCATCCTCTCGCCCGCCCTCGCCATTACGCTTCTGTCTTTTAGCTGCATTTGGGCCGCAGATATCGGCGCGTATACCTTCGGTAAGTTCTTCGGACGCACGCTGCTGTCTCAAATCAGTCCTAAAAAAACCGTCGAAGGTGCAGTATTCGGCATTCTCAGCAGCGCGGCGGTGGCCGAGTGGGGGGCTTGGTATCTCCACTGGAATTGCTGGCAAATCAGCGGCTTATTGCTGGGTCTTTTGATTGGCGTAACCAGTTTGTTGGGCGATTTAACCGAATCGATGATGAAGCGCGATGCGGGGGTTAAAGATTCCGGTCAAATTATTCCCGGACACGGTGGTATCTTAGACCGAACGGATAGCTACGTTTTCACTGCCCCTTTGGTGTACTATTTCGTGACCATCTTTTTACCGCTTCTACCAAGCTCTTTCGGGGCATTTTAA
- the cbiT gene encoding precorrin-6Y C5,15-methyltransferase subunit CbiT, protein MLWNYATPGIPDALFERLPGIPLSKREVRVLLLSCLRMECNSVLWDIGAGTGTIPVEMGLLCPQAKIIAIERDEEVANLIRSNCNRFEVKNVEVVEGSAPECLDSLHPKPHRVCLEGGKPIKTILEKVWEYLEPSGRIVATASNLETLYAISEGLSHLQARNIEVIQSAVNRLETRGIHQTLAALNPIFILSGEKL, encoded by the coding sequence ATGCTTTGGAACTATGCAACCCCCGGTATTCCCGATGCTCTTTTCGAGCGATTGCCCGGAATTCCGCTGAGTAAAAGAGAAGTGCGCGTACTGCTACTTTCTTGCCTGCGTATGGAATGTAACTCCGTGCTGTGGGATATCGGGGCGGGAACGGGAACGATTCCGGTAGAGATGGGATTGCTTTGTCCGCAGGCTAAAATTATTGCGATCGAACGCGATGAAGAAGTCGCTAACTTAATCCGCAGCAACTGCAATCGCTTTGAAGTCAAAAACGTTGAAGTTGTCGAAGGCAGCGCCCCAGAATGCCTCGATTCGCTGCACCCCAAACCGCATCGCGTCTGTCTCGAAGGCGGCAAACCGATTAAAACAATCCTCGAGAAAGTCTGGGAATACCTCGAACCTTCCGGGCGGATTGTAGCCACAGCGAGTAACTTAGAAACGCTCTACGCTATTTCCGAAGGACTCTCGCACCTGCAAGCCCGCAACATCGAAGTCATTCAGTCTGCCGTCAATCGCTTAGAAACGCGCGGCATCCATCAAACCCTTGCCGCCCTCAATCCCATTTTTATCTTGAGCGGCGAGAAACTCTAA
- the cbiE gene encoding precorrin-6y C5,15-methyltransferase (decarboxylating) subunit CbiE has translation MTSPMLENKLNIVGIGLEGQLSLNAAVKAIVEQATILAGSDRHLSYFPQHPAQRLVLNDLAASMVQLRGLWERGERIVVLVTGDPLFFGLGRLLLQEFPADAIAFHPHLSCLQLAFNRLKVPWQDVCIVSAHGRSTEALTEALQQGRDKIAILTDSTNTPDAIAQLYLDLDLPLAYDFWTCENLGGTDERVRCFSPELLRGERFAPLNLLVLLRRPEVRSLDLSQLPLFGLPDSLFYSFPDRPGLMTKREVRLTILGELALQPGQIVWDIGAGTGSVSVEIARLCPDSQVYAIEKTAIGCTLIEQNRDRFAVPNLFPVRGQAPDILASLPAPDRVFIGGSSGNLRAILEVCRVQLAPDGVLVAAFATVEHLSTCLEVLRASAWQFRLLQLNFARSHSVAQLTRFSPLNPVTLAIAHRNQHI, from the coding sequence ATGACCTCTCCCATGTTGGAAAATAAACTGAATATCGTCGGAATTGGTTTAGAGGGACAACTTTCGCTCAATGCTGCGGTTAAGGCGATCGTCGAACAGGCTACGATCTTAGCAGGCAGCGATCGCCATCTCAGTTATTTTCCCCAACATCCAGCCCAGCGTCTCGTTTTGAACGATTTAGCAGCAAGCATGGTTCAGTTGCGCGGATTGTGGGAGCGTGGAGAGCGAATTGTTGTGTTAGTGACGGGAGATCCCTTATTTTTTGGGTTGGGGCGCTTGCTGTTACAGGAATTTCCTGCCGATGCGATCGCGTTTCACCCTCACCTCAGTTGCCTGCAATTGGCCTTTAACCGCCTGAAAGTGCCTTGGCAGGATGTTTGCATCGTCAGCGCTCACGGACGCTCTACCGAGGCGCTAACTGAGGCGTTACAGCAAGGGCGCGATAAGATTGCTATCCTTACCGATAGCACGAATACGCCCGACGCGATCGCGCAACTTTATCTCGACCTCGATTTACCCCTCGCTTACGACTTCTGGACGTGCGAAAATTTGGGCGGAACCGACGAACGAGTTCGCTGCTTTTCCCCAGAACTGCTTCGCGGCGAAAGGTTTGCACCGCTCAATCTCCTCGTGTTGTTGCGTCGCCCCGAAGTTCGTTCCCTCGATCTTTCCCAACTGCCCCTCTTCGGACTTCCCGATTCGCTCTTTTACAGTTTTCCCGATCGCCCCGGACTGATGACCAAGCGAGAAGTTCGCCTTACTATTTTAGGGGAACTCGCCTTACAACCGGGTCAAATCGTTTGGGATATCGGCGCGGGGACGGGTTCGGTTTCGGTGGAAATCGCCCGCCTCTGTCCGGATTCGCAGGTTTACGCGATCGAGAAAACCGCGATCGGATGTACTTTAATCGAGCAAAATCGCGATCGCTTCGCCGTTCCCAATTTGTTCCCCGTTCGAGGACAAGCGCCGGATATTCTCGCTTCCCTCCCCGCCCCCGATCGCGTTTTCATCGGCGGTAGCAGTGGCAACCTGCGCGCCATCCTTGAAGTTTGCCGAGTGCAACTCGCCCCCGATGGCGTTCTCGTCGCCGCCTTCGCCACTGTGGAACATCTCAGCACTTGTCTGGAAGTTTTGCGCGCCTCAGCTTGGCAGTTTCGTCTATTGCAACTAAATTTCGCTCGTTCCCATTCCGTCGCTCAACTAACGCGATTTTCGCCCTTAAATCCCGTTACTCTCGCGATCGCGCACCGAAACCAACATATTTAA
- a CDS encoding PAS domain S-box protein, whose product MPIKTPRLSLPLLLASPYLLATLFAVGLTSYYYFRSGQNAVRDSVLQWQKERTVRVAKELKESFEIPAAIAQDTAKDFQSGYINAERTKDLIHQFQHQRSLFESMREASIYLGTAQGKLIGLGYQTANPNLIALSDKSGNLKIYETDAIGNPKVEIAQQPATDPRLQPWYLRALTTTKPVWGESEYDAIAQQRKLVLSQGLYNPSGQLEGVIAIDYSLSDLDRTLQRLKIGSRGKVFILDRALHPIASSVAPNTDLDPALAQQIRQQFGTIETIRDVRQISLKLDGQQYWLSLVPFSRNNGSHWWIAVLTAESDFLAPFYTTERHSILLLLATSAAAVALGVAIARQIARPIRRLQEATTQIASGDWQQRIELNRDDELGDLAKAFNSMAEQLQTAFAQLQALNQTVLESENRLLQFLEVLPVGVSVHNTAGEPLYMNQAARDLWEVDPGEMKTTQQFVETGGIYLAGTPHLYPFERFPVTKALQGEPVNAEDLELRRGDIQGGRVIPLEMRSAPIVTPTGEVAYALATFLDISERKRAEQVLLHYNRTLEKRVEERTAALAKAEAELKSLFAAMQEVVIVLDKEGRYQRVISKQEELLAQPKNELLQRTIYDVVSAEEADRFFEALQQVISTQQALDLDYHLEIKGRTFWFEASISPYLKDSAVLVARDVSDRQVLEEKVRTSEARMRAVLEAIPDIILIIDERQNIEVSPTNFIYLCASNINWLSLTVEQFWSEENGELWFSLVRQARERQEVVNFDYRFRESSETEVWFAAQIAPLPNNSVIWVARDISERKAAEVAIFEAKEAAEAASRAKSTFVANMSHELRSPLNAILGFAQLLARSPDMSSERREYANIITRSGEHLLGLIDQVLNLSKIEAGRAQLNEIDFDLIRELDNLEDLFSLKAEEKGLDFRIERDRNVPQYVCCDRLKLRQIAINLLGNSIKFTPVGRVTLRLTALEASSGDRQLVRLEVEDTGPGIEPDEFDCLFESFQQTRTGRQLQEGTGVGLSIVREFVQLMGGSITVSSGDYTYNPDTPPAVPRTAPAATTTFSVTLPMLPIESVESDENSPLPHKGTEKRIALAPNQPQYRILVADDKDYNRKLLVQLLAPVGFTVREASNGEEAIALWESWQPHLIWIDLRMPILDGYQATRYIKAHLRDLKTIIIALTASPLEEELAELRSAGCDGWMRKPVREQAIFDTLARHLGVQYIYAEEKNTSEGGQLNDSLLLALLERMSSEWRQKLEDAAVMIDDEQIFLLLSEIPAELSKLARILSDWTQTFRCDKIIALIERFNSQNNNH is encoded by the coding sequence ATGCCGATAAAAACTCCGCGTCTTTCCCTGCCGCTACTCCTCGCTTCACCTTACCTCCTGGCGACGCTGTTTGCAGTAGGACTGACGAGCTACTATTATTTTCGCAGCGGACAGAATGCCGTAAGAGATTCCGTTTTACAGTGGCAAAAAGAGCGGACAGTACGGGTAGCCAAAGAGTTAAAAGAAAGCTTTGAAATTCCGGCAGCGATCGCGCAAGATACTGCCAAGGACTTCCAATCTGGATATATAAACGCCGAGCGCACAAAAGATTTAATTCATCAATTTCAGCATCAGCGCTCCTTATTTGAGTCGATGCGGGAAGCCTCGATTTATTTGGGAACGGCGCAAGGAAAATTAATCGGTTTGGGCTATCAAACCGCCAATCCAAATTTAATCGCCTTAAGCGATAAATCCGGCAATCTAAAGATTTATGAAACCGACGCGATCGGCAATCCTAAAGTCGAGATCGCGCAGCAACCCGCAACAGATCCCCGCTTACAGCCTTGGTATCTTCGCGCCCTAACCACGACAAAACCCGTTTGGGGCGAAAGCGAGTACGATGCGATCGCACAACAGCGCAAACTCGTTCTCAGTCAAGGCCTTTATAACCCTTCCGGACAACTGGAAGGAGTAATCGCGATCGACTATTCCCTCTCGGATCTCGATCGCACCTTACAACGCCTCAAAATCGGTTCGAGGGGTAAAGTCTTTATTCTCGATCGCGCCCTACACCCGATCGCCTCATCCGTCGCGCCCAACACCGATTTAGACCCCGCCCTCGCGCAGCAAATCCGCCAGCAGTTCGGCACGATCGAAACCATTCGAGATGTACGACAAATTTCCTTAAAGCTGGACGGACAACAGTATTGGCTGTCCTTGGTTCCCTTCTCCCGTAACAACGGTTCGCACTGGTGGATTGCCGTTCTCACGGCAGAATCGGACTTTCTCGCCCCCTTTTACACAACAGAGCGCCATAGTATTTTACTCTTGCTAGCGACGAGCGCGGCAGCGGTAGCACTGGGTGTCGCCATCGCACGGCAAATCGCTCGTCCCATCCGGCGCTTGCAAGAAGCCACCACCCAGATTGCCAGCGGTGACTGGCAGCAGCGAATCGAACTCAACCGCGACGACGAACTCGGAGACTTGGCGAAGGCCTTTAATAGCATGGCAGAACAACTGCAAACAGCCTTTGCCCAACTGCAAGCCCTCAACCAAACCGTCCTCGAGAGCGAGAACCGCCTGCTGCAATTTTTAGAAGTCCTCCCGGTTGGCGTATCCGTCCACAATACAGCCGGAGAACCGCTTTATATGAACCAAGCCGCACGAGACCTGTGGGAAGTCGATCCGGGCGAGATGAAAACAACACAACAATTTGTCGAGACGGGCGGGATTTATTTAGCCGGAACGCCCCATTTGTACCCGTTCGAGCGCTTCCCCGTCACCAAAGCGCTGCAAGGGGAACCCGTCAATGCTGAAGATTTAGAACTGCGGCGCGGCGATATTCAAGGCGGGCGCGTCATTCCCTTAGAAATGCGTTCTGCCCCCATTGTCACCCCCACCGGAGAAGTTGCCTACGCCCTCGCCACCTTTCTCGATATCAGCGAGCGCAAACGCGCCGAACAAGTCCTTCTCCACTACAATCGCACCCTCGAAAAACGAGTCGAAGAACGTACCGCCGCTTTAGCGAAAGCTGAAGCCGAACTGAAAAGTTTGTTTGCAGCGATGCAAGAAGTCGTCATCGTTCTCGATAAAGAAGGGCGTTACCAGCGAGTCATCTCCAAACAAGAAGAATTGTTGGCGCAGCCTAAAAACGAGCTTTTGCAGCGCACTATCTACGATGTCGTTTCAGCTGAGGAAGCCGATCGCTTTTTTGAGGCCCTGCAACAGGTGATCTCCACCCAACAAGCCCTCGATCTCGATTATCACCTCGAAATTAAGGGTAGAACGTTTTGGTTTGAAGCGAGTATCTCTCCTTATTTAAAAGATAGTGCCGTTTTGGTCGCCCGGGATGTCAGCGATCGCCAGGTTCTCGAAGAAAAAGTGCGCACCTCCGAAGCCAGAATGCGCGCCGTCCTCGAGGCGATTCCCGACATTATTTTGATTATTGACGAACGCCAAAATATTGAAGTTTCGCCGACGAATTTCATTTATCTTTGCGCTTCAAACATCAATTGGCTCAGCCTCACTGTCGAACAGTTTTGGAGCGAAGAAAACGGCGAGTTGTGGTTCTCGTTGGTGCGTCAAGCGCGCGAGCGACAAGAGGTGGTTAATTTTGATTACCGTTTCCGGGAAAGTTCCGAGACAGAAGTTTGGTTTGCCGCTCAAATCGCCCCCCTTCCTAATAATTCCGTTATTTGGGTAGCGCGGGACATCAGCGAGCGCAAAGCCGCTGAAGTGGCTATTTTTGAGGCGAAGGAAGCCGCCGAAGCCGCCAGTCGCGCTAAAAGTACGTTTGTGGCGAATATGAGTCACGAACTGCGATCGCCTCTCAACGCCATCCTCGGTTTCGCCCAACTCCTCGCCCGCAGCCCGGATATGTCGTCGGAGCGCCGCGAGTACGCTAATATCATTACCCGTAGCGGCGAACATTTACTGGGTTTGATCGATCAGGTATTGAATTTATCGAAGATTGAAGCCGGACGCGCTCAACTCAACGAGATTGACTTCGATCTGATTCGCGAACTCGATAATCTGGAAGATTTATTCTCCTTGAAGGCGGAAGAAAAGGGCTTGGACTTTCGGATCGAACGGGATCGAAACGTGCCGCAGTACGTTTGTTGCGATCGCCTCAAACTGCGTCAAATAGCGATTAACTTGCTCGGTAACAGCATTAAATTTACGCCCGTCGGCCGCGTAACCCTGCGCCTGACAGCCCTTGAAGCGAGTTCTGGCGATCGCCAACTCGTCCGATTGGAAGTCGAAGATACCGGCCCGGGCATCGAACCCGATGAATTCGATTGTTTGTTTGAGAGTTTTCAACAAACGCGCACCGGACGGCAACTTCAAGAAGGAACGGGCGTAGGGCTGTCTATCGTCCGCGAATTCGTACAATTAATGGGCGGGAGCATTACCGTCAGCAGTGGCGACTATACTTATAATCCCGATACTCCCCCCGCCGTCCCGAGAACCGCACCCGCCGCTACTACGACCTTTAGCGTAACGCTGCCGATGCTCCCGATTGAGAGCGTTGAGTCCGACGAAAATTCGCCCCTCCCCCACAAGGGAACAGAAAAGCGAATCGCCCTCGCCCCCAACCAACCGCAATATCGCATTCTCGTTGCGGATGATAAAGATTACAACCGCAAACTCCTCGTCCAACTGCTTGCCCCCGTCGGTTTTACGGTGCGCGAAGCCAGCAACGGAGAGGAAGCGATCGCCCTTTGGGAAAGCTGGCAGCCGCATCTGATCTGGATTGACTTGCGAATGCCAATCCTGGACGGTTATCAAGCGACGCGCTACATCAAGGCTCATCTACGCGATCTCAAAACGATTATTATTGCTCTGACTGCTAGTCCTTTAGAAGAAGAACTCGCCGAACTGCGATCGGCGGGCTGCGATGGCTGGATGCGCAAACCCGTGCGAGAACAAGCGATTTTCGATACGCTGGCTCGACATTTAGGAGTACAGTATATTTATGCAGAAGAGAAAAATACCTCCGAAGGAGGACAATTGAATGATTCATTGCTGTTAGCGCTCCTTGAAAGGATGTCTTCAGAATGGAGGCAAAAACTAGAGGACGCTGCGGTAATGATTGATGACGAACAAATTTTTTTGCTGCTATCGGAAATACCGGCAGAACTCAGCAAGCTCGCTCGAATTCTCAGCGATTGGACTCAAACTTTTCGCTGCGATAAAATTATTGCCCTTATCGAACGCTTTAATTCTCAAAATAATAATCACTAA
- a CDS encoding LuxR C-terminal-related transcriptional regulator has product MRDNGNSSENQKKERALMNYEPTSAPVTLSEREVQIIDLVASGLTNHEIAEKLEISKRTVDNHISNILTKTKTENRVSLVRWALQWGKVCLQDVNCCSIPLADSVAEEV; this is encoded by the coding sequence ATTAGAGACAACGGAAACTCAAGTGAAAATCAGAAAAAGGAGCGAGCCTTAATGAATTACGAACCGACCAGCGCTCCCGTTACGCTGTCAGAGCGAGAAGTTCAAATTATCGATTTAGTCGCCAGTGGTTTAACAAATCATGAAATTGCTGAAAAGCTGGAAATCAGCAAGCGGACTGTCGATAATCATATTAGTAACATCCTCACGAAAACCAAAACGGAAAATCGCGTTTCCCTCGTCCGTTGGGCGTTGCAATGGGGAAAAGTCTGTCTCCAAGATGTTAACTGCTGCTCGATTCCCTTAGCCGATTCTGTTGCCGAAGAAGTTTGA